The proteins below are encoded in one region of Corvus hawaiiensis isolate bCorHaw1 chromosome 3, bCorHaw1.pri.cur, whole genome shotgun sequence:
- the RSAD2 gene encoding radical S-adenosyl methionine domain-containing protein 2 → MQLAVLGRLLSVGRAVLAALRGRLGALCWSLAPLSLPLSLSLPGWRDSAPRPEREREWEDAAPTPTSVNYHFTRQCNYKCGFCFHTAKTSFVLPLEEAKRGLAMLKEAGMEKINFSGGEPFLQDRGEFVGKLVQFCKQELELPSVSIVSNGSLIRKQWFEKYGEYLDILAISCDSFDEDVNILIGRRQGKKNHVENLHKLRQWCREYAVAFKINSVINRFNVEEDMNEQIKALNPVRWKVFQCLLIEGENSGEDALREAEKFVISDEDFDRFLDRHKYVSCLVPESNQKMRDSYLILDEYMRFLNCRNGRKEPSKSILDVGVEAAIKFSGFDEKMFLRRGGKYVWSKADMKLDW, encoded by the exons ATGCAACTGGCCGTGCTGGGCCGGCTGCTGTCCGTCGGGCGGGCGGTGCTGGCGGCGCTGCGGGGGCGCCTGGGCGCGCTGTGCTGGAGCCTggctcccctgtccctgcccctgtcgCTGTCCCTGCCCGGCTGGCGGGACTCGGCCCCCCGGCCGGAGCGGGAGCGGGAATGGGAGGACGCGGCCCCGACACCCACCAGCGTCAATTACCACTTCACCCGGCAGTGCAACTACAAGTGCGGCTTCTGCTTCCATACGGCCAAGACGTCCTTCGTGCTGCCCCTGGAGGAAGCCAAGCGAGGGCTGGCGATGCTCAAGGAGGCtg gaatggagaaaataaatttctcgGGAGGAGAACCGTTTCTTCAGGACAGAGGCGAATTTGTAGGCAAACTGGTCCAGTTTTGCAAGCAGGAGTTGGAGCTCCCAAGTGTCAGCATCGTTAGCAATGGCAGCCTGATCAGAAAGCAGTGGTTCGAGAAGTATG GTGAATATTTAGATATTCTGGCAATTTCATGTGATAGTTTTGATGAGGATGTCAACATTTTAATTGGCCGTCGTCAAGGAAAGAAGAACCATGTAGAAAATCTGCATAAACTGAGACAGTGGTGCCGAGAGTATgctgttgcttttaaaataaattcagtcaTCAACAGATTTAATGTTGAGGAAGATATGAATGAGCAGATCAAGGCACTCAACCCTGTGCGCTGGAAG GTATTCCAGTGCCTGCTTATCGAAGGAGAGAACAGTGGTGAGGATGCTctaagagaagcagaaaaatttgTTATTAGTGATGAAGATTTTGATCGATTCCTGGATCGCCACAAATATGTCTCCTGTTTGGTACCTGAATCTAATCAGAAG ATGAGGGATTCATACCTCATTCTGGATGAATAT ATGCGTTTTCTAAACTGTAGAAATGGACGGAAAGAGCCTTCCAAATCTATCCTGGATGTTGGTGTAGAAGCAGCTATAAAATTCAGTGGATTTGATGAGAAGATGTTCCTAAGAAGAGGGGGAAAGTATGTATGGAGTAAAGCTGACATGAAACTGGACTGGTGA
- the CMPK2 gene encoding UMP-CMP kinase 2, mitochondrial, whose amino-acid sequence MIAGAHPRTEPFPAGPSPFIPVPLTQGGEGRRAFRGAAPCSGLVPEDRRFPGRPGQFRFPLAPPPPPPAFLRPAPGSLLPAPCSLLPAPGSRLPAPGSLPPAPGSRLPAPCSRLPAPGSRLPAPGSLPPAPGSRLPAPCSRLPAPGSLLPAPGSLLPAPGSRLPAPGPAMLRRCAPGSPGPRPVVRALPPSASALRQRLRQCAGRIPEAEAVLDLLEKCPEHQKKGGFPVIVFEGLDATGKTTVTQAVKDTLNGVLLRSPPACISQWRTVFDDEPTLVKRAFYAAGNYILASEIAKASTQAPVIVDRYWHSTAAYTIATETSGEVQDLPPVQDEVYQWPEDLLKPDLVLLLTVDPDERVRRLQHRGLQKTKEEAELEANNLFRQRVEESYRRMVNPACQEVDASPSKEEVLKTVLQLIKKHCAF is encoded by the exons ATGATTGCTGGCGCCCATCCGCGCACAGAGCCATTCCCCGCGGGACCGAGCCCGTTCATCCCGGTGCCACTCACGCAGGGCGGGGAAGGCAGAAGGGCGTTCCGAGGAGCTGCCCCTTGCTCCGGGCTGGTCCCCGAAGACCGGCGCTTTCCCGGACGGCCGGGCCAGTTTCGTTTCCCGCTggctcctcctccgcctccgcCCGCCTTTCTCCGCCCTGCTCCCGGCTCCCTGCTCCcggctccctgctccctgctcccggcTCCCGGCTCCCGGCTCCCGGCTCCCGGTTCCCTGCCCCCTGCCCCGGGCTCCCGGCTCCCGGCTCCCTGCTCCCGGCTCCCTGCTCCCGGCTCCCGGCTCCCGGCTCCCGGTTCCCTGCCCCCTGCCCCGGGCTCCCGGCTCCCGGCTCCCTGCTCCCGGCTCCCGGCTCCCGGCTCTCTGCTCCCGGCTCCCGGCTCTCTGCTCCCGGCTCCCGGCTCCCGGCTCCCGGCTCCGGGCCCGGCGATGCTGCGGCGCTGCGCCCCGGGGTCACCGGGCCCCCGGCCCGTGGTCCGCGCTCTGCCGCCCTCCGCCAGCGCCCTCCGCCAGCGCCTGCGCCAG TGTGCGGGACGGATCCCAGAGGCTGAAGCAGTACTCGACCTGCTGGAGAAATGTCCAGAGcaccaaaaaaaaggaggttttcCCGTCATAGTTTTTGAGGGGCTGGATGCCACAG GCAAAACCACGGTGACCCAGGCTGTTAAGGACACCCTGAATGGTGTTCTGCTGCGGTCCCCACCAGCCTGCATCAGCCAGTGGAGGACGGTATTTGATGATGAGCCAACACTCGTTAAAAGAGCATTTTATGCTGCGGGCAACTACATTCTGGCGTCAGAGATAGCAAAAGCATCCACTCAGGCACCTGTGATCGTAGACAG ATattggcacagcacagctgcctaCACAATTGCTACTGAAACAAGTGGGGAAGTCCAGGATCTTCCACCAGTTCAAGATGAAGTGTATCAGTGGCCTGAAGATCTGCTTAAACCTGATCTTGTTCTTCTCCTGACTGTTGACCCTGACGAACGAGTCCGGAGACTTCAGCATCGGGGGctgcagaaaacaaaggagGAAGCTGAGTTGGAAGCTAACAATTTGTTTCGCCAAAG